Proteins encoded together in one Triticum dicoccoides isolate Atlit2015 ecotype Zavitan chromosome 7B, WEW_v2.0, whole genome shotgun sequence window:
- the LOC119341298 gene encoding fasciclin-like arabinogalactan protein 14 has product MAPPKLSLLVLLVLLLPAAGSAGANDVAADAPPVGAAGGGGFNVSEILAKFPEFTLFNYLISKTRVAKDINSRNSVTVLAPVNADVDWLLRRSARLPRAAFLELLSVHVVLDYYDAAKLAALPRGRGAKPVVATTLYQTFGPANGDKSGFLTITPAPDGGAVFASAAPGALVNATFNKAVTARPYNISVLQISNFVVPPGVITKPRAPPPPKVMSSVSAVAPSPAPVRSPSPSPSSLPCPPVTMPIEEPMEETPASAPAPSQGHALQAMMGWWSAAGVALGMACVLAHL; this is encoded by the coding sequence ATGGCGCCCCCGAAGCTCTCCTTGCTggtgctcctcgtcctcctcctcccggcGGCCGGCAGCGCCGGCGCCAACGACGTGGCCGCCGACGCGCCCCCGGTcggggccgccggcggcggcggcttcaacGTCTCGGAGATCCTGGCCAAGTTCCCGGAGTTCACCCTCTTCAACTACCTCATCAGCAAGACGCGCGTGGCCAAGGACATCAACAGCCGCAACTCCGTCACCGTGCTCGCCCCCGTCAACGCCGACGTCGACTGGCTGCTCCGCCGCAGCGCGCGCCTGCCGCGGGCCGCCTTCCTCGAGCTCCTCTCCGTCCACGTCGTCCTCGACTACTACGACGCCGCCAAGCTGGCTGCCCTGCCCCGCGGCCGCGGCGCCAAGCCCGTCGTCGCCACCACGCTCTACCAGACCTTCGGCCCCGCCAACGGCGACAAGTCCGGCTTCCTCACCATCACCCCCGCGCCCGACGGCGGCGCCGTCTTCGCCTCGGCCGCCCCCGGCGCGCTCGTCAACGCCACCTTCAACAAGGCCGTTACCGCTAGGCCCTACAACATCTCCGTCCTCCAGATCAGCAACTTCGTCGTGCCGCCCGGggtcatcaccaagccgcgcgccccgccgccgcccaagGTGATGAGCTCCGTGTCGGCCGTCGCGCCCAGCCCCGCGCCGGTgaggtcgccgtcgccgtccccgtcgtcgctcCCGTGCCCGCCCGTGACCATGCCCATTGAGGAGCCCATGGAGGAGACCCCGGCGTCCGCGCCGGCGCCGTCGCAGGGCCACGCGCTGCAGGCGATGATGGGCTGGTGGTCCGCCGCCGGCGTGGCGCTGGGAATGGCGTGCGTGCTGGCGCACTTGTAG